The sequence GCTTGTATTAATTCTTGAGTATAAACAATTTTTCCTGTAATGTTTATAACTTCAAGTTTGTAGTTATTATCAACACAAATAGTAAATACACCGTTTGACGGGTTCGGATATATTTTTACAGCGTCAGTTTTAAGCAAGTTAATATTATTTAAACCATCTACAGAACCTAATAAATCAAACGGCATACCTTGGTTACCGACATCTGTTATTGCTTCCCATGAGCCATCTTCCCATTGTATTGCATTACCTGTTGTAGTATTACCATTTGTCAATTGCAAGTGAGGAGTCCACGGACCTGAAGCAGCACTGCCTTGAGCAGCCCAACTAATCCAGTATGTGCCTTCTGTTAATGATACTTCAGGACAAAAGCAGACAATTTGATTAATTGGTCTGTCAGAATTTGTATATGCTCCGTATGCAATTCTGTATGCATTAATGAAGAAGGTGATTACCTGTAAGTTAGCAGAAGAGAAGTCGTGAATAAGTGTACCTCCTGCAGAAGGATTACCATCATATATTTTTGCATAAGCACCTGTGAAGGTTGAAGTATCTGCAGGAGTACCGGTTTGATACCCAAAGAAATTGAAACCGGTAATATTCCAAGTTTCACCGGCAGGAACAGTGAAGTCGTCAGCAACCCAATTATCATAATCATATTGGAATCCGTAACCCCCGGTATTTTGAGTAGCTTCTAACATACTAACATCATCACCGGTTGTATGAGTGCCTTGTTCATTTATAATTTGATGTTGTTTGTAAATTGGATTGCTTAATTCTATCACCAATATACTGTCGGATAATTCATCATTATCAGGGTTAGAATCGTCAACAAGTATAACAGTTGCAGTAAGAGTATAAGTTCCGACAGCCGGTGTCCACTCGGGGAAATCAATAATTAAATCACTGCCTGCTGTAATATTACCGGGATTAGTAATTAATTCACTATAAGCTGCCGGAGCAGAAATAAGAGTTATTTCCCAAGCAGCTTGGTCGTCAGTTCCGTAGTTGCGAACAGTAACAGTAGGAGTAAATGTTGAACCGGACAGAATCCCACCCGAAGGAGTAACAGCAATAACACCTAAATCATCTACCGGAGATTCACCTAATAATATTCTAATATTCGGAATAAAAGCTTTATTATATTGTGCTGATTGAGGTGATGCAGGATCAGGATTGTTGTAGTCGCTAAAACACACCATACTTCGATTGTTAGTAACGATTGAGTTATAAAACAGATCATCAAATGCATTATGTTCAAATGCATTCTCATCAACTGCAATAATTAAATTGTCGGTTCCGTTATACGCAAAGTCAGTAATATCAAACTCAATCCAGCCTGCACCTCCGGGGTCGGTAAAAGTACCGGAATATACTTCTGTTAAAGAAGTAATATCTATCCAATCATCGTTATTGTCAAATTGCGTCTTGGTAGTATGTCCAATATATATTGTCCAATTATTGGAATTTGACAAAGTACTGCCGTTAAAATAATACCAAATTTTAGTAATATCGTCGGCAGCTCCAATTTCAGATTGCAAGTAAATACTTTGAGTATATGAATAGTTATAAAAAGCATAAATCGGATATTCTTCCGATTCAGTTCCTGTTCCAATTGTTATCTCATTTTTTGCTCCGGGTCGGCAGAATGATTGTGACGGATTTTTGTCGGTAACATTAACTGCATTGTCTGTTTTTCTCGTAGTAACTATGTCAGTTTTTTGTGCATTTGCTGCAAAAGAAAATAATATTATTCCAAGAATAATTGATAATAATTTTTGATTTATCATAATTTTTTTAAAAACAAAAATATAAAATAATAATTCAAATTCAAATTCAAATTTTATTGGTTCTACTATTATTTTAGCGGAAATTTAATTAATACAAATAGCTAAATCCTACAGATTTAATAAACATGTTTCCGTTAAATTTGTGGCAGTACTATTTTATTATTCTTTTGCTCCGTTTTCTATTAAGAATTTGATTATTTTGTTTTTTTTTCTGTTTTTTGTGCTTGTCAAAATACTGTTACCAAATTTATCTATTGCATTTACATCAGCACCGTTTTTTATCAGTAGTTTTGCGACCTCAGTTTTATCATCATATACTGATACCCAAGCTAATGCTGTTGCTCCCAGATATTTATCTGTTTCATTTACATCTGCCCCTTTTTCTATCAGTAGCTTTGCAATATCAAGAAGATTATTTTGAGCAGTTAATGATAGTACTGATATATCTTCTTTATCTTTTGCATTTACATCTGCCCCTTTTTCAATTAAGATCTTCGCCTTGTTAACGTCCTCACCTTCAATAGCCTCAATCAG comes from Bacteroidales bacterium and encodes:
- a CDS encoding T9SS type A sorting domain-containing protein; its protein translation is MINQKLLSIILGIILFSFAANAQKTDIVTTRKTDNAVNVTDKNPSQSFCRPGAKNEITIGTGTESEEYPIYAFYNYSYTQSIYLQSEIGAADDITKIWYYFNGSTLSNSNNWTIYIGHTTKTQFDNNDDWIDITSLTEVYSGTFTDPGGAGWIEFDITDFAYNGTDNLIIAVDENAFEHNAFDDLFYNSIVTNNRSMVCFSDYNNPDPASPQSAQYNKAFIPNIRILLGESPVDDLGVIAVTPSGGILSGSTFTPTVTVRNYGTDDQAAWEITLISAPAAYSELITNPGNITAGSDLIIDFPEWTPAVGTYTLTATVILVDDSNPDNDELSDSILVIELSNPIYKQHQIINEQGTHTTGDDVSMLEATQNTGGYGFQYDYDNWVADDFTVPAGETWNITGFNFFGYQTGTPADTSTFTGAYAKIYDGNPSAGGTLIHDFSSANLQVITFFINAYRIAYGAYTNSDRPINQIVCFCPEVSLTEGTYWISWAAQGSAASGPWTPHLQLTNGNTTTGNAIQWEDGSWEAITDVGNQGMPFDLLGSVDGLNNINLLKTDAVKIYPNPSNGVFTICVDNNYKLEVINITGKIVYTQELIQAQTDINLPEQAGVYLIRLTNNERTIRHKIIVK
- a CDS encoding ankyrin repeat domain-containing protein — its product is MNKEQLNQKLIEAIEGEDVNKAKILIEKGADVNAKDKEDISVLSLTAQNNLLDIAKLLIEKGADVNETDKYLGATALAWVSVYDDKTEVAKLLIKNGADVNAIDKFGNSILTSTKNRKKNKIIKFLIENGAKE